The Pirellulimonas nuda genome includes a region encoding these proteins:
- a CDS encoding sulfatase family protein: MNLNKLVGLLAVLVVACLEGSTASADQRPNILLFFADDQRNHTLGCSGHPVVRTPNIDRLAAEGTRFENAFVSTSTCWVSRACLFTGCYERKHRYRTSPGPLSLSLCETSYFAVLKKAGYRTGHIGKEHVAIAPGSSEIMFDVRRKLGRNPYFKKWPDGSLRHETQILGDWATEFIDEQPQDQPFCLTVSFNAGHAEDGDKRPGIGHYPWPPTTDGMYEDHAMPPPRLGDPAIYDSQPKFLQKSLNRQRYFWRWDTPEKYQTNMRAYFRMLSGIDHEVGRVTQHLQKLGIAENTIIIYAADNGYYMGDRGFAGKWTHYDESLRVPMIVFDPRGPADLQGQVRRELVLVSDLASTMIDLAGEPVPKAHTGRSLAPLLRGESPSVWRTHFLCEFLAVPKSIPPWEGVRDVNWAYARYFVDGVEGPAFEVLHDLQSDPDELVNVAQTPKTQRSDRQQAALAKMRARCDELVAENGVPMVDVIHRGDRETRKKAPRKERGRNVPPIPTLP; encoded by the coding sequence ATGAACCTCAACAAGCTCGTCGGCCTGCTGGCCGTCCTGGTCGTAGCCTGTCTCGAAGGCTCGACCGCTTCGGCCGACCAGCGGCCCAATATCTTGCTCTTTTTCGCGGATGACCAACGCAACCATACACTGGGCTGCTCGGGACATCCGGTTGTCAGAACCCCAAACATCGATCGGTTGGCCGCGGAGGGTACGCGTTTTGAGAACGCGTTCGTCTCGACATCGACTTGCTGGGTGAGCCGCGCCTGCCTGTTCACGGGGTGCTACGAGCGGAAGCATCGTTACCGAACCAGCCCCGGGCCGCTGAGTCTTAGTCTTTGCGAAACATCGTACTTCGCCGTGCTCAAGAAGGCTGGGTACCGTACCGGGCACATCGGCAAAGAGCACGTCGCCATCGCTCCCGGATCGTCAGAGATCATGTTCGACGTACGCCGAAAGCTAGGACGCAACCCCTACTTCAAAAAGTGGCCCGACGGCAGCCTCCGGCACGAGACGCAGATCCTTGGCGACTGGGCGACCGAGTTTATCGACGAACAACCTCAGGACCAGCCGTTCTGCTTGACCGTGAGCTTCAATGCTGGGCACGCCGAAGACGGCGACAAACGACCGGGGATCGGGCACTACCCTTGGCCCCCCACAACCGACGGGATGTACGAAGACCACGCGATGCCGCCGCCGCGCCTCGGCGATCCCGCGATTTACGACTCCCAGCCCAAGTTTTTGCAGAAGTCGCTCAACCGTCAAAGGTACTTTTGGCGGTGGGACACTCCTGAAAAATACCAGACGAACATGCGGGCTTACTTTCGCATGCTTAGCGGCATCGACCACGAAGTCGGTCGAGTGACCCAGCATCTGCAAAAGCTGGGGATCGCTGAGAACACGATCATCATCTACGCCGCCGACAACGGCTACTACATGGGTGATCGCGGTTTCGCGGGCAAGTGGACCCACTACGATGAGTCGCTGCGGGTCCCAATGATCGTGTTCGACCCGCGTGGCCCGGCGGACTTGCAAGGGCAGGTCCGACGGGAGCTCGTTCTTGTAAGCGACCTGGCCTCGACCATGATCGATCTAGCGGGGGAGCCCGTCCCCAAGGCGCACACAGGCCGCAGCCTTGCCCCTTTGCTGCGGGGCGAATCGCCCTCCGTTTGGCGCACCCACTTCTTGTGCGAGTTTCTGGCTGTTCCAAAGTCGATCCCGCCGTGGGAAGGCGTTCGGGATGTAAACTGGGCCTACGCAAGGTACTTTGTCGATGGCGTCGAAGGGCCTGCCTTCGAGGTGTTGCACGACCTTCAAAGCGATCCCGATGAACTGGTCAACGTTGCTCAGACGCCTAAGACGCAGCGAAGCGACCGGCAGCAGGCCGCGCTCGCGAAGATGCGCGCGAGGTGCGACGAGTTAGTCGCTGAGAACGGCGTTCCCATGGTCGACGTGATCCATAGAGGCGACAGGGAGACGCGTAAGAAGGCTCCCAGAAAAGAGAGGGGCCGAAACGTGCCACCCATTCCGACCCTCCCCTAG
- a CDS encoding transposase gives MSEKAKRRRWTASEKLRIVVAGLDGSVETIELCHREGINPTQYYLWKKQLMGSAAKVFDAGAEKPSAQQQRLETDLRRAKDVIAEITAENLDLKKGLSG, from the coding sequence ATGAGCGAGAAGGCGAAGCGTCGTCGTTGGACGGCCTCAGAGAAGCTGCGGATAGTGGTGGCGGGTCTGGACGGCTCGGTGGAGACGATCGAGCTGTGCCACCGTGAGGGGATCAACCCGACGCAGTACTACCTCTGGAAGAAGCAGCTGATGGGCTCTGCGGCGAAGGTGTTCGACGCGGGGGCCGAGAAGCCGTCGGCGCAGCAGCAGCGGCTGGAGACGGACCTGCGTCGAGCGAAGGACGTGATCGCGGAGATCACGGCGGAGAACCTCGACTTAAAAAAAGGGCTCTCGGGCTAG
- the istA gene encoding IS21 family transposase — translation MQKVLQDMELWTELRRRVLTGELSRREAAREYGLNYPAVAKACGHVEPPGYRSEKPRKRPKMESFLPRIAEILEADKKAPKKQRHTAKRLFDRLREEVAFDGSYESVKEAVREWRQGSQEVFLPLSHPPGEAQVDFGYAYVDLAGERVQVALFVMTLPYSDALFIQAFPRECTESFQEGHKRAFEFFGGVPKRISYDNSRVAIAKITGPRDRERTREFLRLESHYLFRSHFCLVRRANEKGKVEGLVGFGRRNFLVPVPRVDSLEALNEELLARCEQDLGRTLRGKSGPKQELLKEDQAAMLPLPRQPLDARRVTQASACGLSLVSFDTNRYSVPVAHARRPITVVASVDEVRLIDSGKLVAKHPRSWKHGQDIYNPVHYLALLEKKPGGFDHAKPLEDWALPPCFDQLRRLLEADGLGTREYIRVLRLLERFELKQLEGAVEYALDIGVIDADAVRVIAEHRREEPLALFSLDGRPHLRTVEVETTRVAAYGVLLTEGRS, via the coding sequence GTGCAGAAAGTGTTGCAAGACATGGAGTTATGGACCGAGCTGCGTCGGCGGGTGCTGACGGGTGAGCTAAGCCGCCGTGAGGCGGCCCGAGAGTACGGGCTGAACTACCCCGCGGTGGCGAAAGCGTGCGGGCACGTCGAGCCGCCGGGCTACCGGAGCGAGAAGCCGCGTAAGCGGCCCAAGATGGAGAGCTTCTTACCGCGGATCGCAGAGATCTTAGAAGCGGACAAGAAGGCGCCGAAGAAGCAGCGTCACACGGCCAAGCGCCTGTTTGACCGGCTGCGAGAAGAAGTAGCCTTCGACGGCAGCTACGAGAGCGTGAAGGAGGCGGTCCGGGAGTGGCGCCAGGGGAGCCAAGAGGTCTTTCTGCCGCTGTCGCACCCGCCGGGCGAGGCGCAGGTCGATTTCGGCTACGCGTATGTCGACCTGGCCGGCGAGCGTGTGCAGGTAGCGCTGTTCGTGATGACGCTCCCCTACTCGGACGCGTTGTTCATCCAGGCGTTCCCCAGAGAATGCACGGAGTCGTTCCAGGAAGGCCACAAGCGGGCCTTCGAGTTCTTCGGGGGAGTACCCAAGCGGATCAGCTACGACAACAGCCGCGTCGCGATCGCGAAGATCACCGGCCCGCGCGACCGAGAACGGACGCGGGAGTTCTTGCGGCTCGAGAGCCACTACCTGTTCCGCTCGCACTTCTGCCTGGTGCGTCGGGCGAACGAGAAGGGGAAGGTCGAGGGGCTGGTCGGCTTCGGGAGACGCAACTTCTTGGTCCCTGTGCCGAGGGTCGACTCGCTCGAAGCCCTGAACGAGGAGCTCTTGGCACGCTGCGAGCAAGACCTCGGCCGGACGCTCCGCGGCAAGAGCGGCCCGAAGCAGGAGCTGCTTAAGGAAGACCAGGCAGCGATGCTGCCGCTGCCGCGCCAGCCGTTGGACGCCCGCAGGGTCACCCAGGCTTCGGCTTGCGGGCTGTCGCTGGTGTCGTTCGACACGAACCGCTACAGCGTGCCGGTGGCGCACGCCAGGCGGCCGATCACCGTGGTCGCCTCGGTGGACGAGGTGCGGCTCATTGATAGCGGCAAGCTCGTGGCGAAGCATCCACGCTCGTGGAAGCACGGACAGGACATCTACAACCCGGTCCACTACCTGGCCCTGCTGGAGAAGAAGCCGGGGGGCTTCGACCACGCCAAGCCGCTGGAGGACTGGGCGTTGCCCCCTTGCTTCGACCAGCTGCGGCGGCTGTTGGAGGCAGACGGCCTGGGGACGCGCGAGTACATCCGCGTCCTGCGGCTGCTCGAGCGCTTCGAGCTGAAGCAGCTCGAGGGCGCGGTTGAGTATGCGCTCGATATCGGAGTGATCGACGCCGACGCCGTGCGGGTGATCGCCGAACACCGCCGCGAAGAGCCGCTGGCGCTATTCTCGCTCGATGGGCGGCCGCACCTGCGCACCGTGGAGGTCGAGACGACCCGGGTGGCGGCCTACGGCGTGCTTCTGACGGAGGGACGATCATGA
- a CDS encoding ATP-binding protein: MSKTETKSTVLVKHHLKTLKLPTMHAECEKTAARAAQENLDHLAYLLSLCELELVDRERRAAERRLKAARFPATKTLDEFDFAARPSINKPLVLELAKGDWIDKRENLLLVGPSETGKPQPPQYPSGHRGMRGRNHRYRSQASAVRQNVQAFRACDAAGARAALPR, encoded by the coding sequence ATGAGCAAGACCGAAACCAAGAGCACGGTGCTGGTCAAGCACCACCTCAAGACGCTCAAACTGCCGACGATGCACGCCGAGTGCGAGAAGACCGCGGCGCGGGCCGCCCAGGAGAACCTCGACCACCTGGCGTACCTGCTCTCGCTCTGCGAGCTGGAGCTGGTCGACCGTGAACGCCGCGCCGCCGAGCGGCGGCTCAAGGCCGCCAGGTTCCCGGCGACCAAGACGCTCGACGAGTTCGACTTCGCGGCCAGGCCATCGATCAACAAGCCCTTGGTCTTGGAACTAGCCAAGGGGGACTGGATCGACAAGCGCGAAAACCTGTTGCTGGTTGGTCCGAGTGAGACCGGCAAACCTCAACCACCGCAGTACCCCTCTGGTCACAGAGGTATGCGCGGGCGAAATCACCGTTACCGATCCCAAGCATCCGCTGTTCGGCAAAACGTTCAAGCTTTCCGGGCTTGCGACGCTGCCGGGGCACGTGCGGCATTGCCACGTTGA
- a CDS encoding recombinase family protein: MYGSIKIQTTHLSRPGIVYLRQSDPKQVRENRESAINQRALKERLLDLGWKTGQVEVVDGDQGISAKHAEGRESFQKLVADVGLGKIGIIVGYEVSRLARNCADWHRLLELCALSDTLIGDSDGVYSPRDFNDRLLLGLKGTMSEAELHSIRLRLNAGRLSKAKRGELVHHVPTGYVRLETGEVIVDPDASITDRIKLVFTKFDEVGCGSQLLKCFVEDQLKLPRRQTSGLYANEVLWKPPTLSAIHSILKNPAYAGAFAYGRRQGVPRAIASNPERGALLRRIAWSLVGRRSRPGGSIPSTEVGAWRLHRFL, encoded by the coding sequence ATGTACGGATCGATCAAGATTCAAACGACGCACTTGAGCCGGCCAGGGATTGTCTATCTGCGCCAATCCGACCCCAAGCAAGTGCGCGAGAATCGCGAGAGCGCGATCAATCAACGTGCGCTCAAGGAGCGGTTGCTTGATCTGGGTTGGAAGACCGGCCAAGTCGAAGTCGTCGATGGCGATCAAGGTATTTCTGCGAAGCACGCCGAAGGTCGAGAGAGCTTTCAGAAGCTCGTCGCCGACGTCGGCCTGGGCAAGATCGGCATCATCGTTGGTTACGAGGTCTCACGACTGGCGCGCAACTGCGCTGATTGGCACCGCCTGCTGGAGCTCTGCGCGCTCTCAGACACCTTGATTGGAGACAGCGATGGCGTCTACAGTCCTAGAGATTTCAACGATCGCCTACTGCTGGGGCTCAAGGGCACGATGAGCGAAGCGGAGTTGCACAGCATTCGCCTACGGCTCAACGCCGGCCGCCTCTCTAAGGCGAAGCGCGGCGAGTTGGTTCATCACGTACCGACGGGATACGTTCGACTAGAAACAGGCGAAGTGATCGTCGACCCCGACGCAAGCATCACCGATCGCATCAAGCTCGTGTTCACCAAGTTCGATGAAGTTGGCTGCGGCTCTCAATTGCTGAAGTGCTTCGTGGAGGATCAGCTAAAGCTTCCGCGTCGACAAACGTCCGGCTTGTATGCTAATGAAGTGCTTTGGAAGCCTCCCACGCTCTCGGCGATCCATTCGATCCTGAAGAACCCCGCGTACGCCGGCGCGTTCGCCTACGGTCGACGTCAGGGCGTCCCCAGGGCAATCGCATCTAACCCCGAACGAGGAGCATTGTTGCGTCGTATTGCTTGGAGTCTAGTGGGTCGGCGGAGCCGGCCCGGCGGTAGCATTCCTAGCACGGAGGTCGGAGCATGGCGTCTGCACAGGTTCCTGTAA
- a CDS encoding ISAs1 family transposase, with translation MASAQVPVILTHFEELTDPRLDRTKQHRLGDMVAIAICGAICGADTWADVERFGREKIEWFRTFLRLENGVPSHDTFGRVFAMLDTSEFYNCC, from the coding sequence ATGGCGTCTGCACAGGTTCCTGTAATTCTTACACACTTCGAGGAGCTGACCGATCCACGTTTGGATCGGACGAAGCAGCACCGTTTGGGCGATATGGTGGCCATCGCGATCTGCGGGGCGATCTGCGGCGCCGACACGTGGGCCGATGTGGAGCGGTTCGGCCGCGAGAAGATCGAGTGGTTCCGCACGTTCTTGCGTCTGGAGAACGGCGTCCCCTCGCACGACACGTTCGGCCGGGTGTTCGCGATGCTCGACACGTCCGAGTTCTACAACTGCTGCTGA
- a CDS encoding zinc ribbon domain-containing protein encodes MKDVYPAFISWDKWEQIQAKLAENHRTMQSRFTRRDASRKGASLLAGLVRCGKCGHAMRVAYKDKRFQYLCSKLQGELRQEACQYLSGKRIDEVVVAEFLSAIAPANIDALQAATDRQLVSHHDQLKHLRQDVQRLSYAATRAERQYNHVDPENRLIAASLERRWEQALEELEHARQILGDRQTDPPRLVKVSARDRKAFSDVGKQLPSIWGDLSIESRKALLRTLVTGVNLDRGDDGIVKVCIVWRGGLVTQTEQAVPIHSRRYGELEQRVVKRVRELNETGAKTDEILSCLNGEGFFPCRGGQFTTGIVMKLKHRYGITSKLEALRQGNQPPHKCTTDQIAEEVGVKREWIYRKISRGKIRIEKDDVYGCYLFPRTKLAVRELRRLKEGKCAHVSF; translated from the coding sequence GTGAAAGACGTCTATCCGGCCTTCATTTCGTGGGATAAATGGGAGCAGATTCAAGCAAAACTAGCGGAAAACCACCGTACGATGCAGTCACGATTCACCCGCCGCGACGCCTCCCGCAAAGGTGCATCGCTGCTGGCGGGACTGGTTCGCTGTGGCAAGTGTGGCCATGCCATGCGGGTGGCCTACAAAGACAAGCGGTTCCAATACCTATGCTCGAAGTTGCAAGGCGAGTTGCGTCAGGAGGCTTGCCAATACCTGTCCGGAAAACGAATCGATGAGGTGGTTGTCGCTGAGTTCCTCTCCGCCATCGCTCCCGCCAATATCGATGCGTTGCAGGCGGCGACCGACCGGCAGCTCGTCTCTCACCACGACCAGCTCAAGCATCTTCGGCAAGACGTTCAGCGGCTCAGCTACGCCGCGACACGCGCGGAACGACAATACAACCATGTCGATCCAGAGAATCGCTTGATCGCCGCTTCACTGGAACGTCGATGGGAGCAGGCGCTGGAAGAACTTGAACACGCTCGCCAAATACTCGGTGATCGACAAACCGATCCACCACGCCTAGTGAAGGTGTCGGCGCGAGATCGCAAAGCATTTTCAGATGTCGGCAAGCAACTGCCAAGCATATGGGGTGATCTGTCGATTGAATCTCGCAAAGCGTTGCTGCGGACGCTCGTAACGGGAGTCAACCTTGATCGGGGCGATGATGGAATCGTGAAGGTGTGCATCGTTTGGCGAGGCGGACTCGTGACGCAGACTGAACAGGCGGTGCCGATTCATTCTCGTCGCTACGGAGAGCTCGAACAACGAGTGGTCAAACGAGTTCGTGAACTCAACGAGACGGGCGCCAAGACGGACGAGATCTTATCGTGTCTTAATGGCGAAGGCTTCTTCCCGTGTCGCGGTGGCCAGTTTACAACCGGGATTGTGATGAAGCTCAAGCATCGCTACGGAATCACGTCGAAGCTGGAGGCACTTCGCCAAGGTAATCAACCACCGCACAAATGCACCACCGATCAGATTGCCGAGGAAGTCGGAGTCAAACGCGAATGGATTTATCGTAAGATCAGCCGCGGAAAGATCCGAATAGAGAAGGATGATGTCTACGGTTGTTACCTCTTCCCGCGGACCAAACTGGCGGTTCGTGAGCTACGGCGCCTCAAGGAAGGAAAGTGCGCGCATGTCTCGTTCTAA
- a CDS encoding ATP-binding protein → MGIALAMAACLAGRKVRFFRVTELITTLLEARDEKTLLRLRSQLARQDVLVLDELGYVPASKAGAELLFDLIGQAYERQSLVVTTNLPFENWTEVLGSERLTGATLDRLTHRCSILEFTGESYRLQDARRRSRKTTKA, encoded by the coding sequence TTGGGGATCGCGTTGGCGATGGCGGCGTGCTTGGCGGGCCGCAAGGTCCGCTTCTTCCGCGTCACGGAGCTGATCACCACGCTGCTCGAAGCACGCGACGAGAAGACCCTGTTGCGGCTGCGGTCCCAGCTGGCGAGGCAGGACGTGCTGGTGCTCGACGAGCTGGGCTACGTCCCGGCGAGCAAGGCGGGCGCCGAGCTGCTGTTCGACCTGATCGGCCAAGCCTACGAAAGGCAGAGCCTGGTCGTCACCACGAATCTGCCGTTTGAAAACTGGACCGAGGTGCTCGGGAGTGAGCGGCTCACCGGCGCCACGCTGGACCGGCTGACCCACCGCTGCTCGATCCTCGAATTCACCGGCGAGAGCTACCGGCTGCAGGACGCACGCCGCCGAAGCCGAAAGACTACCAAAGCGTAA
- a CDS encoding IS5 family transposase: MGQPASKLKKLAYKVTNWRENNESLVNQGDITFWFDEAVIDVWEHQNGQKKVGRPFIYSNVAVETLLTIRELFRLPYRQTEGFGRALAVLMGAQVAIPDYTSLQKRAAKLEVSISVRQAKGPIDVVIDSTGLKVYGEGEWKVKKHGVGKRRTWRMVHLVVDPASHTIVAQIVTGANMHDGDAAKPLWKRVEAKVQTFYGDGAYDQWKVRDYLQSESIHQFIPPRKNAKIKQHGNTSAEVVRIPRTGEVLKMGPPSGVP; encoded by the coding sequence ATGGGCCAGCCAGCTAGCAAGCTGAAGAAGCTTGCCTACAAGGTGACGAATTGGCGGGAGAACAACGAGTCGTTGGTCAATCAGGGCGACATCACCTTCTGGTTCGATGAAGCGGTGATCGACGTGTGGGAACACCAGAACGGCCAGAAGAAGGTCGGGCGTCCGTTCATCTACAGCAACGTTGCGGTCGAGACGCTGCTGACGATCCGTGAGTTGTTCCGGCTCCCGTATCGACAGACCGAGGGATTCGGCCGTGCGCTGGCGGTGCTGATGGGGGCCCAAGTGGCGATCCCCGACTACACGAGCCTGCAGAAACGCGCCGCCAAGCTGGAGGTCTCGATCAGCGTGCGTCAGGCCAAGGGGCCGATCGACGTGGTGATCGACAGCACAGGCCTCAAGGTCTACGGCGAAGGCGAATGGAAGGTGAAGAAGCACGGCGTCGGCAAGCGACGCACGTGGCGGATGGTCCACCTGGTGGTCGACCCGGCGTCGCACACGATCGTCGCCCAGATCGTGACCGGCGCCAACATGCACGACGGCGACGCGGCCAAGCCGCTCTGGAAGCGGGTCGAGGCCAAGGTCCAGACGTTCTATGGCGACGGGGCCTACGACCAGTGGAAGGTGCGTGACTACTTGCAGAGCGAGTCGATCCATCAGTTCATCCCGCCACGGAAGAACGCGAAGATCAAGCAGCACGGCAACACGTCCGCTGAGGTGGTGCGGATTCCACGGACAGGTGAAGTCCTTAAAATGGGCCCACCCTCAGGAGTCCCTTGA
- a CDS encoding ISL3 family transposase yields the protein MQLKTILNHVERHKSFVYQEARWADSQQAIEVPIAPRANGQAVCSGCGEKRPGYDRLPERRFAYVPLWQISVFLVYAMRRVDCPACGVKVERVPWCDGKSQLTTTYRWFLAAWAKRLSWRGTALAFDTSWQNVFRSVRHAVLWGLAHRGLEGIEAIGVDEVAWKKGHKYLTLVYQIDEGGQAASVDRSGPHRGGVRGVLRGAGKGAFRQTEVRVSAEGGWKPYLKVIAARAGQAVHVLDRFHIMQKMNGAIDEIRAGEAKQMKADGYEPVLKHSRWCLLKRKENLTEKQTVKLSELLKYNLRSVRAHLLRGDFQRFWEYVSPGWAGRFLDEWCTRTMRSQLEPMKKVARTLRSHRRLILNWFRAKGAYSSGVVEGFNNKVKLTTRKSYGFRTYEAAQIALYHNLGSLPEPEFTHRFW from the coding sequence GTGCAACTCAAGACTATCCTCAATCACGTCGAGCGGCACAAGTCGTTCGTGTACCAAGAAGCCCGTTGGGCAGACTCCCAGCAGGCGATTGAGGTCCCGATCGCGCCACGGGCCAACGGCCAGGCGGTGTGCTCGGGCTGCGGCGAGAAGCGTCCGGGGTATGACCGCCTGCCCGAGCGGCGGTTCGCGTACGTGCCGCTGTGGCAGATTTCGGTGTTCTTGGTGTACGCGATGCGGCGGGTCGATTGCCCGGCGTGTGGGGTGAAGGTCGAGCGGGTCCCTTGGTGTGACGGGAAGAGCCAACTGACGACGACGTACCGCTGGTTCCTGGCGGCTTGGGCAAAGCGGCTGTCGTGGAGGGGGACGGCCTTGGCGTTCGACACCTCATGGCAGAACGTGTTCCGCTCGGTGCGGCACGCGGTGCTGTGGGGCCTGGCGCACCGCGGCCTGGAAGGGATCGAAGCGATCGGAGTCGATGAGGTGGCCTGGAAGAAGGGGCACAAGTACCTGACGCTGGTCTACCAGATCGACGAGGGGGGCCAAGCGGCTTCTGTGGATCGGTCGGGACCGCACCGAGGCGGCGTTCGAGGGGTTCTTCGAGGTGCTGGGAAAGGAGCGTTCAGGCAAACTGAAGTTCGTGTGTCCGCCGAAGGCGGATGGAAGCCCTACCTGAAGGTGATCGCCGCGAGGGCGGGCCAGGCGGTCCACGTGCTGGACCGGTTCCACATCATGCAGAAGATGAATGGGGCGATCGACGAGATCCGTGCCGGGGAGGCCAAGCAGATGAAGGCCGACGGCTACGAGCCGGTGCTCAAGCACTCGCGGTGGTGTCTGCTGAAGCGAAAGGAGAACCTGACCGAGAAGCAGACGGTGAAGCTGTCCGAGTTGCTGAAGTACAACCTCCGGAGCGTGAGGGCGCACTTGTTGCGAGGAGACTTCCAGCGGTTCTGGGAGTACGTCAGTCCGGGTTGGGCCGGCCGGTTCCTGGACGAGTGGTGCACCCGCACGATGCGTAGCCAACTCGAACCGATGAAGAAGGTAGCCCGCACGCTGCGCAGCCACCGGCGGCTGATCCTCAACTGGTTCCGGGCCAAAGGGGCCTACTCTTCGGGCGTTGTCGAAGGATTCAACAACAAGGTAAAACTGACCACGAGAAAATCGTACGGCTTCCGCACCTACGAAGCGGCCCAAATCGCCCTGTACCACAACCTCGGCAGCCTACCCGAGCCGGAATTCACCCACAGATTCTGGTGA
- a CDS encoding BlaI/MecI/CopY family transcriptional regulator — translation MRCPFGSCRLRVSSPRDIVEVGGATVREVFDAIHTAEPDDVPPAYAMVPILLQGLNHKRPVRRKRRGMTHVYSAVIKRSIATRRAWPSISWLGCATGR, via the coding sequence ATGCGATGCCCCTTCGGATCCTGCCGTTTGCGAGTTTCAAGCCCTCGAGATATTGTGGAAGTCGGCGGCGCGACCGTCCGCGAGGTCTTTGACGCAATCCACACTGCAGAGCCCGACGACGTCCCGCCGGCCTACGCGATGGTGCCGATCCTGCTGCAGGGGTTGAACCACAAGAGACCGGTGCGTCGCAAGCGGCGCGGCATGACCCACGTCTATTCAGCTGTGATCAAGCGATCGATCGCGACGCGGAGGGCATGGCCGTCGATTTCGTGGCTCGGGTGTGCGACGGGGCGATGA
- a CDS encoding PcfJ domain-containing protein: protein MRPKKQATAVEPDRELLIHIGKLGLGSVESYRAWCAEHGFGQKLNKHWKTRCRERYFAAENAARARLRSKKQETRNPLATVKDICAGRLREGDVTQPQLLRFCQAIQVRKKGPLNERRVPRPELLRLLTHLDGCRTKFFDNAPVAPRLGFIEGNTYLEALVLVAIHARGWLRPVERWKPTTRNVGRQFSSLLRHLFARYDDLPAFFDGVWFAGRGEAAAEHRRWYVHVGGGRSIRDCKLPIPCTKKMAHHFMRAPGDLSVPHALQWGQVRALGGDDRLARAVLGTRLAESFEHQAFWATVLRWFIAHPMLDRAHIGPIVDFLHHQKFVPERVFIAPGRREESPPPQPHLTMKGRTPESLLRQVNRWHGRLAHDNSLQLRQWAPCGIEAFEFTEGALSGGNLRVWTIRELLGSKALMAEGRQMKHCVATYASSCARGHCSIWTMEVESFQGTSKALTIEVRSNTLTICQARGKLNRLPTEKELGVLARWASCVGLKVAGYLGAR from the coding sequence ATGCGCCCAAAGAAACAAGCCACCGCCGTCGAACCAGACCGTGAGCTCCTGATCCACATCGGCAAACTCGGCCTTGGGTCGGTCGAAAGCTATCGCGCCTGGTGCGCGGAGCACGGGTTTGGGCAGAAGCTCAACAAGCACTGGAAGACGCGTTGCCGCGAACGCTACTTCGCGGCGGAGAACGCGGCCCGCGCCAGACTGAGGTCGAAGAAGCAAGAGACCCGCAACCCGCTCGCGACAGTCAAGGACATCTGCGCGGGGCGGCTTCGCGAGGGCGACGTCACGCAGCCTCAGCTCCTGCGGTTCTGTCAGGCGATCCAGGTCCGAAAGAAGGGGCCGCTGAACGAACGCCGGGTCCCGCGGCCGGAGTTGCTTCGTCTGCTCACTCATCTAGATGGCTGCCGCACGAAGTTCTTCGACAACGCTCCCGTGGCGCCCCGGCTGGGCTTCATTGAGGGGAACACCTACCTCGAGGCGCTTGTCTTGGTGGCGATTCACGCACGCGGTTGGCTGCGTCCGGTCGAGAGGTGGAAGCCGACCACCCGGAACGTGGGGCGTCAGTTCTCTTCTCTGCTGCGGCACTTATTCGCCAGGTACGACGACCTCCCGGCGTTCTTCGACGGGGTGTGGTTCGCCGGTCGCGGCGAAGCGGCGGCCGAGCACCGGCGTTGGTACGTGCACGTAGGAGGCGGACGCAGCATCCGCGACTGCAAGCTGCCGATCCCCTGCACCAAGAAGATGGCCCACCACTTCATGCGGGCGCCCGGCGACCTGAGCGTGCCGCACGCGCTGCAATGGGGACAGGTCCGCGCCCTAGGGGGCGACGATCGGCTCGCCCGAGCGGTCCTCGGCACGCGGCTCGCCGAGTCGTTTGAGCACCAAGCATTCTGGGCGACCGTGCTTAGGTGGTTCATCGCGCATCCGATGCTCGACCGCGCCCACATCGGCCCGATTGTCGACTTCCTCCACCACCAGAAGTTTGTTCCGGAGAGGGTCTTCATCGCACCCGGCCGGAGGGAAGAGTCGCCGCCGCCTCAGCCGCATCTCACGATGAAAGGGCGCACGCCCGAGTCGCTGCTGCGGCAGGTCAACCGATGGCACGGCCGACTGGCCCACGACAACTCGCTGCAACTGCGCCAATGGGCGCCGTGCGGCATCGAGGCGTTCGAGTTTACCGAGGGCGCGCTCAGCGGGGGCAACCTGCGGGTATGGACGATCCGAGAACTGCTCGGCTCGAAGGCGTTGATGGCCGAAGGGCGGCAGATGAAGCACTGTGTCGCCACGTACGCCTCGTCGTGCGCCAGGGGCCATTGCTCGATCTGGACGATGGAGGTCGAGTCGTTCCAGGGGACGTCAAAGGCGCTGACGATCGAAGTGCGTAGCAACACGCTGACCATCTGCCAGGCCCGCGGCAAGCTGAACCGGCTGCCTACCGAGAAAGAACTCGGCGTCCTTGCGCGCTGGGCTTCTTGTGTTGGTTTGAAGGTCGCCGGGTACTTGGGCGCGCGCTGA